GAAGCAGTAGTTCATGGGGTGGCAATAATTGCGCCCTTCCCAGAATATGCTAATTATGTGTTAAAATGGCAGTCAGTTTAGGTCGAAGTAAACCAAGCAGAGAGCTTTGGAATGGGGATTACTAGTTGCCTACTGTGTGTTTTTATATCAATAAAACTTATCCATATTTTCAATGATCCAACACTAGTTTAATTAGATCTCAGTTTAACTTCGGTGAAAGCATATAATCAGTATATTCATTGTGGCAGCTCTGAGTTCTGACGCCGATGCCGATTTTCAGTTGGAATTAGACCTTTATTTTTTGCCGGGATTTgaaactagaccatgacgaacaatGAATAACATATTACATCATTTTTGCGTGCTTTGCAAAAAAACAATAATTTAGAGACTCTCACCTTCGCAGACAATTTGCCTGTATTGATCTGAAAATGGAAATAACCATTAGACTGGTGCATACATAAGATACTTCAAAGATTATTACAATATTAAGAATTGAGTTAGAAAACTAACCTCTTCAACAAACTCAAAATCCACAAAAGCTGTCCCAGCTTGCACGTTCAGTGATCCTTGTTTCATAAGTGTATCTAAACATGTGATAGTATATTCCTTCGGAAGCACTCCAAGCAAGTATGCTATCAAGAAGTGACCAGCTTCATGCTTCACATATTCCATATATAGGATATTAATTGTTTAGAATTATGATTGCTCGCATTGTTCAAGAATGGCATATATTGAAAGTTTGTTCAAGAATGGAATATTATTGAAATTTTGTTCGAGTATGGAATATTATTGAAATTGTGGTTTGTATACCTCAATAACTCTGTTGTGGTACTTCTCGCTGAGACTGTGAGCAATTGTGTCAAGAACCAAGTTTCTCCCCCCTCCATTGTAATATATCTAGAAAGCTGTAGCCATGTAAGTTCAAGCAACAGATGGCTGACTCAAGTGATTATACCATTTCCGTGGGAAAATTTAGGACTAAtgttctactccctctgtctataatgtaagatgttttttgacactagtgtgatgtaagttctacaggacggcggttcgacccgcaatgttgtatggcgcggagtgttggccgactaaaaggcgacatgtgcaacagttaggtgtggcggagatgcgtatgttgagatggatgtgtggccacacgaggaaggatcgagtccggaatgatgatatacgagatagagttggggtagcaccaattgaggagaagcttgtccaacatcgtttgagatggtttgggcatattcagcgcaggcctccagaagctccagtgcatagcggacggctaaagcgtgcggagaatgtcaagagagggcggggtcgaccgattttgacatgggaggagtccgttaagagagacctgaaggattggagtatcgacaaagagctagctatggacaggggtgcgtggaagcttgctatccatgtgccagagccatgagttggttgcgagatcttatgggtttcacctctagcctaccccaacttgcttgggactaaagctttgttgttgttgttgtggtgtaaaaaaatgtcttatattatgggacggagggagtacattattttTATATGGATTTTTCTCTAAGTGATGGCTGCAAGTACGTATAAACTTAGCTGAATCAACCACACTTCCAAGAAACATACTAGGAAGCTATGATGTTGGATGTGTATGAATGCAAACTAATAGGACTGCTTATTCGAAATTGAACAAAAACTCAAGGTCATTGGCaccaaagaagcacacaacaagatgATCAGATCGGTACTGCAGAGAATATCTATTCACTACCTTTGATAATTGAGTTTCCTCCAAGAGATGGAGATAAAAAGTTAAAGATTGTTGTTAAAAACTGCAAAAAGGTAGCCGCAAAGCACACATGGCCCAAGCatatgctttgaaataacaacaccACGCGAATAGTAACAGTTCAACAGCCAGTCAGCAACAAGACATGTAACAGATGATACGCAAGGCCGAGTAGTCAAGTAAATGGTTAGCAACAAGATATGTAACTGATGATCTACAAGGCCGAGTAGTCAAGTAAATAGTAACTCACCAAATCAACAGACCACACGAATAGTAGGCCGACAAAGGTAAGCAGAGCTTGGAGTTGAGAAAGCTCAAACGCAAATGAAACAGAAAGACTTCCAAGAAGCGCGGCAATTTGGAGATTTCTCTCAATTGATCCCAAAGTCTGATCCACAGGAGATAGGAAAGAAGAAGTATCGATCCCATTTAGCTTAAGCTCATCTAGTTTATAAAGCCTTTGAGGTACCTAATAGAGATTTTGGTATAAAACAGCAGAGTTAGTATGCTACATAACATTCTAAAAAAAGGATAAAGGTAAAGCTTCACTTTCTTCCTTATCAAAATGTAGCACATTCTAACAGGTGGAAATGACACAGCACAAAGGAGCAAAGTTGAAGTGTTTGCTTGTCAAATATGTGCACTGGCACTAAAGATCAACAACAGTTTTTCCATGTAATTGTTTTGAATATAACCTTCAACATAGAAATACTTGCAGTTGCCTGCCATGCAATGGTGGAGAATATTTCGAGCATTAGTTTGGATAAATGATAGCATGAAAATATTCTTATCGTACATTCATGCAGATTGTTCACATTGGTTTATCACCATTAAAGTAACTGTAACATTTTTTAAAAAGTTGCTCCGTTTGCTAGTAAATACTAGCAAAGCTGCATTGTCGTCAGTCAATTTAGTTTAAAGTTGCATTGTTTGCTAGCCAAATATGTAGCAGACTGGCACCAGACACCATCAATAGTTTTTCCATGTAATTTTAATATACTCTACGGTGTAGAAATATTCGCAAATGCCCTCCGTACAGTGATGGGAAAAAAATCTAGATCAGACTTTATAGGCGATGGGTAGGTGGTGTGGCCACGGCCCATGGAGTTGTGGTAGTTTTCACTCGGTTTTCTGTAATAAACCTAGCCTTGTGTGGTTTCTAGGTTCGGTTTCCCTCGTAAAAAAGGATCAGTTCTTTTTTTTTTGGTATGCAGATGCAGGAGGCCCCTGCTACGTGACAAGGCTTCGGAATTTTTTCTGTAAGATTTGGAACCTCAAATTCCCATGCCCAATATCCAAATCATGGGCCGTAAAACCTCTTACTAATTCCGTCCAACAAAACAGCCCTATAGTACTCCACACATTTGTTTTAAGTTTGAAACTATCCAaaatcatggtggttctaaacttaaaGCATATGCAACTGATCATTACGTCAACCAAACTACGAATAAACTGCACACTAAAcatactggtaaggtacacgtgcattgtacGTCAGGCTTAGATAACCAAAGTATGATTAAATATTGACATATCACATTATAACAGGTAAACATGTAAATTTAGTCACATATGTATGAAGTATAAGATGCAGATTTAGTCCTTGTAGTCCATCCCAGTCAAAATTAAATTTATGAAAGTACTATGAGAGTCTTGAAGAAAAgataaaataaagtaaaaaatgAATGGCAATTCTTTTAGAGCCAAAAAAATACTTAGACAACTAAAATATGGAAGAATCTAAAATAAATGTGAAATGCATGTGCTTAGAGAAAAGGAATGAGAATTCATTTAGAAGAAAAGAGTTAGCAGAAAGtccgaaagattctagaacaaaagagagacGTCTATGTTTTTAGTTTCGTGTATATAGTGCATTATGCTTAACCTTAGCCATGGAGTCATCTAGATAGTACACGTGTCAGAATCTAGTGTGGTGAAGAGGATATCCAATGGCCAACAATGCTCAGATTTGCCAATTCTCTGCCGCAGGATTGGCTTCACCCAACAGCCAATATTCAAAGTTACTATATCTCTACTATACTATCTAAAAAGAACCTAAGGTTCCTTTTCCTGCCGACGGACCGTGTTCTGTCCACCTTCATCCATCCACCCCATCTTTTTTCCCCGGTTCGCAAGTGACGGTTCGATTCAATCACCATAATTACATGACCAAATGGACGTCACACCTTCCCTTTAAAAAATTGCAATCATCATAATTATATGCCCGAGACGTTACACCTTCCCTTAAAAATTGCAATCATCATAATTACAAGATTTGgctcccgtagcaacgcacgggcacataccTAGTAGTGGTATAGACAAGTAAAATCATCTCTGAAAAAAATCATTAACATCTTTCACATCTATTGACTCACACCCTCTGTTCATCAGTTCATCCCCATTCTAATTCGGAGACGATCGGACGTGAACAATTGCGTTGAGAGCAAAGGCAAGACGAGGCCTCGAGGAATGATACGCAGCATCAGGAGAACACCAACCTGCCTCGCGGCGCCAAAGCACCGGAGCCCGCCGCCCTCCCCCTGCGAGCCGCGCACGAGGGACAGCGCGGCCTCGTCGTTCCCCTTCCGCAGCTCGTCGTCCACCTGCTCGAGCACCGCCCTCAGACGCGCGGCGGCCGGCTCGGAGGAGGTGTTCGCGGCGCGAGCCGGCGGCAAGCGCAgcctggcggcggtggcggcgggatgCAGCTGGGTGAAGCAGCAGCAGGTCGATCCTCCCAGTATCATCTCTTCCACGCGGAGTCGAGCAGGTCCACAGACACGAAAAACGACGGATTTATGAGGAAGTGTTACGACCAACGGTTCAAGTGCTGGCTTCTTCTGCACCTTTTTTTTAACAGGTGATAAGACTAGCCATAATGGGATGGAAGTAACTTCAGCAATAACATTGAGTCTAACTCGgtaaatttgcttatgtgacaaTAAATTAATGAAAAAAGaagtagtttgagtaacttagctagttactataacatcacatgtAAAAATGCAATATAAGTCGGGATCACAGCCCAGTGAACCTTGCCACACTAACCGCATCGGAAGGCGCAAAAGCTTTATACAGCCGCGAGAAGCTCCTATTACGTGTGCAGGTCGTTGGGTAGCAACCTAGCTGACTCATATTGGGGGCGAGCGAGGAGCCCCTATATTTTTGTTTCATTTTGTGTTTTTTTCCTTGTATAAAATTGTTCAGGGTTTA
This portion of the Triticum dicoccoides isolate Atlit2015 ecotype Zavitan chromosome 7A, WEW_v2.0, whole genome shotgun sequence genome encodes:
- the LOC119329464 gene encoding uncharacterized protein LOC119329464; the encoded protein is MILGGSTCCCFTQLHPAATAARLRLPPARAANTSSEPAAARLRAVLEQVDDELRKGNDEAALSLVRGSQGEGGGLRCFGAARQVPQRLYKLDELKLNGIDTSSFLSPVDQTLGSIERNLQIAALLGSLSVSFAFELSQLQALLTFVGLLFVWSVDLIYYNGGGRNLVLDTIAHSLSEKYHNRVIEHEAGHFLIAYLLGVLPKEYTITCLDTLMKQGSLNVQAGTAFVDFEFVEEINTGKLSAKMLNKFSCIALAGVATEYLLYGYAEGGLDDVNKLDGLFKSLGFTQNKADSQVRWAVLNIVLILRRHEKARSKLKEAMSSGRSVGSCIEVIEENINPEDI